From Alistipes sp. ZOR0009, a single genomic window includes:
- a CDS encoding GNAT family N-acetyltransferase, which translates to MEPQLERITSLSSRLLKEIQPIYEDSFPEAERRDFSKLIQLLTHKEMCLYAAIQDQTVVGFATIWEFENFYFLEHIATNTNIRGNGIGGKLLTSIIKSINSILIFEVELPNDITSQRRIAFYERFGFHLYTNFSYKQPSYDRIKPAVPMLLMSNNSTLTDIDLDNYTKRIKTDVYERFY; encoded by the coding sequence ATGGAACCACAACTTGAACGAATTACTAGCCTGAGCAGCCGTCTCCTAAAAGAAATTCAGCCAATATACGAAGACTCTTTTCCAGAGGCTGAAAGAAGAGACTTTTCGAAGTTAATTCAGCTTCTTACCCATAAAGAAATGTGCCTTTACGCAGCCATCCAAGATCAGACAGTTGTTGGATTTGCAACGATATGGGAATTTGAAAATTTCTATTTTTTAGAGCACATTGCGACTAATACAAATATAAGAGGTAACGGCATTGGAGGGAAACTACTAACTTCCATTATAAAGTCTATCAATAGCATCCTCATTTTTGAAGTCGAGCTGCCTAATGACATTACTAGCCAAAGAAGAATAGCATTTTATGAACGTTTTGGCTTTCATCTTTACACCAACTTTTCATACAAACAACCATCTTACGATAGAATAAAACCTGCCGTACCAATGCTTTTAATGTCCAACAATTCTACACTAACTGATATAGATCTAGATAATTACACAAAAAGAATAAAAACCGATGTTTACGAACGTTTCTACTAA
- a CDS encoding complex I 24 kDa subunit family protein has protein sequence MSHTQKFVQELVAKHGSQRNSLIPVLQEIVAVDRFLSEDAMLAVAQEFGLSAAEVFGAASFYTFLDTVPRGKNIIRVCKTISCHMKGKEYVIEALEEALGVKIGGTTVDGKFTLLTANCLGWCHKGPVMLVNNDVYPEVTPQSAVALLDKYCL, from the coding sequence ATGTCACATACCCAAAAGTTCGTACAAGAGCTGGTGGCAAAGCACGGTAGCCAACGAAATAGTCTTATCCCTGTTTTGCAGGAGATCGTTGCAGTTGATCGATTTCTTAGTGAGGACGCCATGTTAGCTGTTGCTCAAGAATTTGGTCTCTCGGCTGCTGAGGTTTTTGGAGCCGCTTCATTTTATACCTTTTTGGATACTGTACCTCGAGGTAAAAATATCATTCGTGTTTGTAAAACTATTTCTTGCCATATGAAAGGAAAGGAGTATGTTATTGAAGCATTGGAGGAGGCCTTAGGTGTTAAAATCGGAGGTACTACTGTTGATGGGAAGTTTACGTTGCTAACTGCTAATTGTTTAGGATGGTGCCACAAAGGGCCTGTTATGCTGGTGAATAACGATGTCTATCCAGAGGTGACACCACAGTCTGCAGTTGCTCTACTTGATAAGTATTGTCTTTAA
- a CDS encoding NADH-quinone oxidoreductase subunit F, translating to MERKILKKVDLIFQEVAYTDILEAVKKVALKSQDDIILTITDSGLRGRGGAGFPTGLKWRFAKTEDSVVKYVICNADEGEPGTFKDREILQNVPYKVFAGMAICGYAIGAHEGYIYLRGEYNFLLPELLVALDKFNSSLLDIGLDFKISLKSGSGAYICGEESALFESMEGKRGEPRNKPPYPTQSGYNGKPTVINNVETLVYVAIISKIGADQFKKMGTKDSCGSKVFSVSGDTPKAGIYELELGMLLGEFVGEFGDGDTKAVQVGGASGYCVPRKQFNDTIIGFEGIPTGGSMMVFNSSRSMYNVLHDYLEFFCEESCGQCTPCRVGSQQLLKGIEAVKKGERRPEYLDDIKKLAATMKIASKCGLGQSIANPFYSIVDNFREEIIY from the coding sequence ATGGAAAGAAAAATTTTGAAAAAAGTAGACTTGATATTTCAAGAAGTTGCTTATACGGATATTTTGGAGGCTGTAAAAAAGGTAGCACTGAAGAGCCAAGACGATATAATACTTACCATTACAGACTCTGGATTGAGAGGACGCGGAGGTGCTGGTTTTCCTACAGGGCTAAAGTGGCGTTTTGCAAAAACAGAGGATAGTGTTGTAAAATATGTGATTTGCAACGCAGATGAGGGGGAGCCCGGAACCTTTAAGGATCGGGAAATCCTTCAGAATGTTCCATATAAAGTTTTTGCAGGAATGGCTATTTGCGGATATGCGATTGGGGCACACGAGGGGTACATTTACTTGCGTGGTGAGTACAACTTTTTGCTTCCAGAATTACTGGTGGCATTGGATAAGTTTAATTCCTCCTTGTTAGATATTGGTCTTGACTTTAAAATTAGCTTGAAAAGTGGGAGCGGAGCTTACATCTGTGGAGAAGAAAGCGCGCTGTTTGAAAGCATGGAAGGAAAGCGAGGGGAACCACGAAATAAACCTCCTTACCCAACTCAGAGTGGCTATAATGGTAAGCCAACAGTTATCAATAACGTAGAAACGTTGGTTTATGTGGCTATTATTTCCAAGATTGGTGCCGACCAGTTTAAAAAAATGGGAACAAAAGATTCTTGTGGTTCTAAAGTTTTTTCTGTTTCGGGAGATACTCCTAAAGCCGGAATTTATGAGTTGGAGTTAGGCATGCTTCTCGGTGAGTTTGTTGGTGAATTTGGGGATGGAGATACCAAGGCGGTTCAAGTTGGTGGTGCTTCTGGATATTGTGTCCCTCGCAAGCAGTTTAATGATACGATTATAGGTTTTGAGGGAATTCCAACAGGTGGTTCTATGATGGTGTTCAACTCTTCAAGATCGATGTATAATGTGCTACACGACTATCTTGAGTTTTTTTGTGAGGAGTCTTGTGGTCAATGTACACCATGTAGGGTTGGTAGCCAGCAACTTCTGAAAGGAATAGAGGCTGTAAAAAAAGGCGAGCGGCGTCCAGAGTACTTAGACGATATCAAAAAGTTGGCAGCTACCATGAAAATAGCCTCGAAATGTGGTTTGGGACAGTCTATCGCAAATCCTTTTTATTCAATTGTAGATAATTTTCGGGAGGAGATTATTTACTAA
- a CDS encoding NADH-dependent [FeFe] hydrogenase, group A6 — translation MNELKVNLKVNNISVSVNEGTTILEAAQRLNFNIPTLCYHPDLSIAGNCRVCVVEVKGAKQLVASCATPVAEGMEVFTNSEKVRTARKHVIELLLSEHNADCTRCFKNGSCELQKLAAEYRIGEYTFMNILKFKAHKVDKSSPSIIKDDNKCIRCQRCVRTCSELQGIGALEVAFKGDHQIISTFMGKPLSEVVCTNCGQCVNRCPTAALVEQSYIEDVWKAINDTEKYVVVQTAPAVRAALGEDLGLNPGVRVTGKLVSALKHIGFDSVLDTDFTADLTIMEESAELLHRLRRALVDGEKVALPMLTSCSPGWIKFQEHLYHDMLDNLSTCKSPQQMFGALVKTYFARKKGINPDKIVSVSIMPCTAKKFECKRPEMRDSGYQDVDYVLTTRELAMMIRQSGVDFLKLTEEHYDSLMGASTGAAVIFGATGGVMEAALRTAWEIITGREVPFEKLNIMPVRGFGGIKATSLIITDAKPEFGFLEGVELKVAVAHGLANAKKLMDAIRSGTVHYHFVEVMACPGGCIGGGGQPIPTSSEIRSKRIEAIYAEDMGLAVRKSHENNEVKLLYKLFLGEPNSHKSHDLLHTHYKPRKGY, via the coding sequence ATGAATGAGTTAAAGGTGAATTTAAAAGTTAACAATATTTCCGTTTCGGTAAATGAGGGAACAACGATACTTGAAGCCGCTCAGAGGCTTAACTTTAATATACCGACGCTCTGCTATCATCCCGATTTGTCTATTGCTGGTAATTGTAGGGTTTGTGTGGTTGAGGTTAAAGGTGCTAAGCAGCTTGTTGCATCGTGTGCTACGCCTGTTGCTGAGGGGATGGAAGTTTTTACAAATAGCGAAAAAGTTAGGACTGCTCGCAAGCATGTTATTGAGTTGCTCCTTTCGGAGCATAATGCTGATTGCACACGCTGCTTCAAAAACGGAAGTTGCGAGTTGCAAAAATTAGCCGCAGAGTATCGTATTGGTGAGTACACTTTTATGAATATCTTAAAGTTTAAAGCTCATAAGGTCGATAAATCGTCTCCTTCTATAATCAAAGATGATAACAAGTGTATCCGTTGTCAGCGCTGTGTTAGAACTTGTTCGGAACTTCAGGGAATTGGAGCCTTAGAGGTTGCTTTTAAGGGAGATCATCAGATTATTTCTACATTTATGGGAAAACCATTGTCTGAAGTTGTTTGTACCAACTGCGGCCAATGTGTTAATCGTTGTCCTACAGCTGCTTTAGTCGAACAGTCATATATTGAAGATGTTTGGAAGGCCATAAATGATACAGAGAAGTATGTCGTTGTTCAAACTGCGCCTGCAGTTCGTGCTGCTTTAGGAGAAGATTTGGGGTTAAACCCAGGTGTTCGAGTAACAGGGAAGCTCGTTTCCGCATTAAAACACATTGGTTTTGATAGCGTTTTGGATACAGATTTTACTGCAGATCTTACCATTATGGAGGAAAGTGCGGAGTTGCTTCATCGGTTGAGGCGTGCTTTGGTTGATGGAGAAAAAGTTGCGCTTCCAATGCTAACTTCCTGTTCTCCTGGCTGGATAAAATTCCAGGAGCATTTGTATCATGATATGCTAGATAATCTATCAACTTGTAAGTCTCCTCAGCAAATGTTTGGAGCTCTTGTAAAAACCTACTTCGCAAGAAAGAAGGGAATCAATCCTGATAAGATAGTTTCTGTTTCTATAATGCCATGCACGGCTAAAAAATTTGAATGCAAACGGCCTGAAATGCGTGATAGTGGATATCAGGATGTAGATTATGTGCTAACAACAAGAGAGTTGGCTATGATGATTCGTCAATCTGGGGTTGATTTTCTGAAGTTGACGGAAGAGCATTACGACAGCTTGATGGGGGCTTCTACCGGTGCTGCCGTAATTTTTGGAGCAACAGGAGGTGTCATGGAGGCTGCTCTTAGGACAGCTTGGGAGATTATCACAGGAAGAGAAGTCCCTTTCGAAAAGTTGAATATAATGCCAGTGAGAGGCTTCGGAGGGATAAAGGCTACTTCTTTAATTATTACAGATGCTAAGCCAGAGTTTGGTTTTCTTGAAGGGGTGGAGTTGAAAGTTGCTGTAGCCCACGGGCTTGCTAATGCAAAAAAATTGATGGATGCGATCAGAAGTGGGACGGTTCATTATCATTTTGTCGAAGTTATGGCTTGTCCCGGTGGTTGTATAGGCGGAGGAGGGCAGCCTATTCCTACAAGTAGCGA